The following coding sequences are from one Alosa alosa isolate M-15738 ecotype Scorff River chromosome 3, AALO_Geno_1.1, whole genome shotgun sequence window:
- the vwc2l gene encoding von Willebrand factor C domain-containing protein 2-like, with translation MGPLFPTTCVVLFALNAAAIPASISPEDYAADEAERTINNEIFDDYRGKGCVDDSGFVYKLGERFFPGHSNCPCVCTEDGPVCDQPECPKIHPKCTKVEHNGCCPECKEVKHFCEYRGKTYKILEEFKPSPCEWCRCEPNNEVHCVVADCAVPECVNPVYEPEQCCPICKNGPNCFAGTTIIPAGIEVKVDDCTICRCHSGDWWKPAQCLRRECLNGQS, from the exons ATGGGCCCTCTTTTTCCCACGACTTGCGTCGTCCTCTTCGCCCTGAACGCCGCTGCCATCCCAGCCTCCATCAGTCCCGAGGACTACGCCGCCGACGAGGCCGAGCGAACGATCAACAACGAGATCTTTGATGACTACAGGGGGAAAGGCTGCGTGGATGACAGTGGGTTTGTGTACAAACTCGGAGAGCGTTTCTTCCCAGGGCACTCGAACTGTCCGTGCGTGTGTACAGAGGATGGACCAGTTTGTGATCAACCAGAATGTCCCAAGATACACCCCAAGTGCACTAAGGTGGAACACAACGGATGTTGCCCAGAATGCAAGGAGGTCAAACACTTTTGTGAATACCGTGGGAAGACTTACAAAATCCTTGAGGAGTTTAAG CCCTCGCCATGTGAGTGGTGTCGCTGTGAACCAAATAATGAGGTGCACTGTGTGGTGGCTGATTGTGCCGTGCCTGAGTGCGTCAATCCCGTCTATGAGCCGGAGCAGTGCTGCCCCATCTGTAAAAACG GTCCAAATTGCTTTGCCGGAACAACGATCATCCCAGCCGGCATCGAAGTGAAGGTGGATGACTGCACCATCTGCCGCTGCCACAGTGGGGACTGGTGGAAGCCCGCGCAGTGCCTGCGCCGTGAGTGCCTCAACGGCCAGTCGTAG